In one window of Gossypium arboreum isolate Shixiya-1 chromosome 4, ASM2569848v2, whole genome shotgun sequence DNA:
- the LOC108454304 gene encoding cytochrome c oxidase subunit 6b-2, which yields MAGEIALKTAPADFRFPTTNQTRHCFTRYIEFHRCLAAKGESNECERFAKYYRSLCPGEWVERWNEQRKNGTFPGPL from the exons ATTGCACTGAAAACAGCCCCAGCTGACTTTCGTTTCCCTACAACAAATCAAACTAGACATTGTTTTACCCGTTACATTGAGTTCCACAG GTGCTTGGCTGCAAAAGGAGAATCTAATGAATGTGAGAGATTTGCCAAATACTATCGTTCTCTTTGTCCTGGTGAATGG GTTGAGAGGTGGAATGAGCAGAGGAAGAATGGTACTTTCCCAGGTCCTTTGTGA